Genomic window (Methanoculleus thermophilus):
AGACGTCCGGAGAGGCACTGGAAGCACGGGTCATCCCCTGAAGACCCCATTTTTTTCCGTTGCGGGATCTCGGAGGTCCGGCATACATGCCGGACGCGAGGGCTTATGTCCCCTCCTCTCCTACTATTCAGGAGAATGGCCATACGCGGGATCAGCAGGGATCTACTTACGATGCTCTTTGAACTCGGGCGGGAGCATCATCCAAACGAGTTTGTTGCCGTATTGCGCGAGAGAGACGGCATCATCCAGGACCTCGACCTGGTGCCGGGCACCGTCGTCGGGGAAGAGAGCGCCTCATTCTTCGTCGATATGCTCCCGCTGGATATCCACCAGGCCGGCAGCGCCCATAGCCACCCGAACGGCGTCCTCTCGCCGTCTTCAGCGGATC
Coding sequences:
- a CDS encoding Mov34/MPN/PAD-1 family protein, translating into MAIRGISRDLLTMLFELGREHHPNEFVAVLRERDGIIQDLDLVPGTVVGEESASFFVDMLPLDIHQAGSAHSHPNGVLSPSSADLRFFPGVGRYHIIIGYPYGERDWRCYRADGSPVHLEVVE